The genomic DNA AAATATTGTTAATATAGCCATAGAAACAATAATATAAGACCTCATATAATCGCGGGGATATGGCCTGCAAGTCTCTACCTAACGACCGTTATTCGTTAGACTATGAGGGAAAGTCACTCGGTATTTTTCTATTCACAAGGGATACGTATGCCTGAGTAGAGCGCTTTCTCTCATAGTAAAAGAGAAACTGTTCTATTTCAGGCTTTTTTTATTTGAATCGGGGGGATTCTAATATGAAATCACTAGTTGGAGTCATAATGGGAAGTACGTCAGACTGGGAAACAATGAAATATGCTTGTGACATTTTAGATGAATTAAATATACCGTATGAGAAAAAGGTTGTATCCGCTCATCGGACTCCGGATTATATGTTTGAATATGCAGAGACGGCTCGTGAACGTGGATTGAAGGTTATTATTGCTGGAGCTGGTGGAGCAGCACATTTACCAGGAATGGTTGCAGCGAAGACAAATCTTCCTGTAATTGGAGTTCCAGTTCAATCAAAAGCATTAAACGGCTTAGATTCATTATTATCCATCGTCCAAATGCCAGGGGGGGTTCCAGTTGCAACTGTTGCAATTGGTAAAGCCGGTTCAACGAATGCTGGATTACTTGCTGCACAAATACTTGGATCATTCCATGATGATATACATGATGCATTAGAATTGAGACGAGAATCGATTGAAAAAGATGTGCGCGAAGGTAGTGAGCTAGTATGACGAGAATCATTTTACCTGGAAAAACAATCGGCATTATTGGAGGCGGCCAGCTAGGAAGAATGATGGCATTGGCAGCCAAGGAGATGGGATATAAAATTGCTGTTTTAGATCCTACAAAGCATTCACCATGTGCACAAGTTGCTGATATTGAAATCGTTGCACCGTATGACGATTTAAAGGCAATTCAGCATTTAGCAGAGATAAGTGATGTTGTCACATATGAATTTGAGAATATTGATTATAGATGTTTACAATGGCTTGAAAAACATGCTTACTTGCCACAAGGTAGTCAGTTGTTAAATAAAACGCAAAATCGTTTTACAGAAAAGAATGGAATTGAGAAGGCTGGGTTACCGGTAGCAACGTATAGATTAGTTCAAAATCAAGATCAGCTTACAGAAGCAATTGCTGAGTTATCATTCCCTTCCGTCTTAAAAACGACGACAGGTGGATATGATGGGAAAGGGCAAGTTGTTTTAAGAAGTGAGGCTGATGTTGAGACAGCAAGAAATCTTGTGGATAAAGCAGAGTGTATTTTAGAGAAATGGGTGCCTTTTGAAAAAGAAGTATCTGTTATTGTGATTCGTAGTGTAAGTGGTGAAACGAAAGTGTTTCCAGTAGCGGAAAATATTCATGTAAATAACATTTTGCATGAATCTATCGTTCCAGCTCGTATTACAGAAGAGCTTTCTCAAAAAGCAATTGCTTATGCAAAGGTACTTGCGGATGAATTAAAACTTGTGGGAACACTAGCTGTAGAGATGTTTGCTACAGCTAATGGTGAGATTTACATTAATGAATTAGCACCAAGACCTCACAATTCAGGACACTACACACAGGATGCATGTGAAACGAGCCAATTTGGTCAACATATTCGAGCAATCTGTAATTTACCTCTAGGAGAAACAAATTTGTTAAAACCAGTTGTCATGGTAAACATTTTAGGCGAACATATAGAAGGGGTCCTAAGACAAGTGAATAGACTAACCGGGTGCTATTTACACTTGTATGGAAAAGAAGAAGCAAAAGCACAGCGAAAAATGGGGCATGTTAATATTTTAAATGATAATATTGAAGTTGCTCTAGAAAAAGCGAAGAGTTTGCATATTTGGGACCATCAAGAACAACTGTTGGAGGGAAAAAGATGATTAGTCGTTATACACGCCCTGAAATGGGTGCGATTTGGACGGAAGAGAACAAATTTAAAGCGTGGTTAGAAGTTGAGATTTTAGCTTGTGAAGCATGGGCTGAGCTTGGCGACATTCCAAAAGAAGATGTTAAAAAAATTCGTGAACATGCATCATTTGATATTGATCGTATTTATGAAATTGAAAAAGAAACACGTCATGACGTAGTTGCATTCACTCGTGCTGTATCAGAAACGCCGACATTAGGCGAAGAACGTAAATGGGTTCATTACGGTTTAACATCTACAGACGTAGTAGATACAGCATTATCTTACATCTTAAAACAAGCGAATGAAATCATATTAAAAGACTTAGAGAACTTTGTAAGCATTTTAGCTAACAAAGCGAAAGAGCATAAATACACAATCATGATGGGAAGAACACACGGTGTTCATGCAGAACCAACAACATTTGGTTTAAAACTTGGTCTTTGGTATGAAGAAATGAAACGTAACGTAGAGCGTTTCAAGCAAGCAGCTGATACAGTTCGCGTTGGTAAATTATCTGGTGCGGTTGGTACATATGCAAATATCGATCCATTCGTAGAAAAGTATGTTTGTGAAAACTTAGGATTAGAAGCAGCACCAATTTCAACACAAACATTGCAACGTGATCGCCATGCTCATTACATGTCAACACTTGCACTAATCGCAACATCTATCGAAAAGATGGCAGTTGAGATTCGTGGTTTACAAAAGAGTGAAACACGTGAAGTTGAAGAAGCTTTCGCAAAAGGTCAAAAAGGTTCTTCTGCAATGCCGCATAAGCGTAATCCAATTGGATCTGAAAATATGACTGGTTTAGCTCGTGTTATCCGCGGTTATATGATGACAGCTTATGAGAATGTTCCATTATGGCATGAGCGTGATATTTCTCACTCTTCAGCAGAACGCGTAATTTTACCAGATGCTACAATCGCGTTAAATTACATGTTAAATCGCTTTGGTAATATCGTTAAAAACTTAACTGTATACCCAGAGAATATGAAACGCAATATGACAAGAACATACGGCTTAATTTATTCTCAGCGCGTAATGCTTACACTAATCGACAAAGGTATGGTACGTGAAGAAGCTTATGATATCGTACAGCCTAAAGCGATGGAAGCTTGGGAAACACAAGTACAATTTAAAGAGCTTGTAGAAGCTGATGAGCGTATTACAAGCAAGTTAACACAAGAAGAAATTAATGAATGCTTCAACTATGAGCATCACATGCAACACGTTGATACAATCTTTGAACGCCTTGGATTAAACGAAGCGTAAAATTTCATATGGCACAGAATAGAGTCATTCTGTGCCATTATTTATAAAAACATTATTCACATTTTTCAAACTACAGGGGGCTTGCGAAATGCAAAAGCTAGAATTGCTGTATGAAGGTAAGGCAAAAAGAATTTATCGTACAGAATCAGCAGATATGGTTTGGGTAGAGTACAAAGATAGTGCGACTGCTTTCAATGGGGAGAAAAAAGAGACGATTACAGGAAAAGGTCGTTTGAACAATGAAATTACAACTTTATTGTTCAGAAAGTTACAAGAAGTGGGAATTAAAACACATTTTGTTGAGAAGTTATCTGAAACAGAACAACTTGTTAAAAAAGTGAGTATTATTCCTTTAGAAGTTGTCACAAGAAATGTAATTGCAGGAAGTCTTTCAAAACGATTAGGAATGGAAGAGGGAACTGTACTTGCAGAACCAATCGTAGAATTTTACTTCAAAGATGATGATTTAGGAGATCCGCTTGTAACGGAAGATCATATTCGTGTATTAAACGTTGCATCGCCAGAGCAAGTAAGTGTATTACGAGATATGGCTCTACAAATCAATCAAGTGTTGATTGATCATTTCGCAAGCTGTCGTGTAAGATTAGTAGATTTCAAATTAGAGTTTGGTGTAACGGAAGAAGGAGAAATCATTTTAGCGGATGAAATTTCACCAGATACTTGCCGTTTATGGGATGAAACGAGCAATGAAAAGTTTGATAAAGACGTATTCCGTCGTGATCTTGGAAATTTAACAGAAGCTTATGAAGAGATTTTAAAACGTTTAGGGGGAATTTCACATGTATAAAGTTAAGGTATATGTAACATTAAGAGAAAGCGTATTAGATCCACAAGGAACAGCAGTAAAAGGAGCACTTCATAGTCTTTCATTTACAGAAGTACAAGACGTTCGAATCGGAAAGTACATGGAACTAACAATTGATAAATCTGTATCTGATTTAGATAGCAAGGTAAAAGAAATGTGTGAAAAACTATTAGCGAACGTTGTAATGGAAGACTTCCGTTATGAAGTTGAGGAGGTTGTCGCACAGTGAAATTTGCCGTAATAGTATTTCCGGGTTCGAACTGTGATGTCGATATGTTCCATGCAATTAAAGATGAGCTTGGCGAAGAAGTAGATTACGTTTGGCACGATACAGAGAATTTAGATGAATATGATGCAATTCTACTACCAGGTGGATTTTCTTATGGTGACTACTTACGCTGCGGTGCTATTTCTCGCTTTGCTAATGCAATGAAAGCAGTGCAAAAAGCTGCTGAGCAAGGAAAGCCGATTTTAGGTGTATGTAATGGATTCCAGATTCTTGTTGAATCAGGATTACTACCAGGAGCGTTAATGAGAAACGAAAACTTAAAATTTATGTGTCGCACTGTTCAGTTGCGTGTTGAAAATAATGAAACGATGTTTACATCACAATATGAAAAAAATGAAATAATCAATATTCCAATCGCTCATGGTGAGGGGAATTACTATTGTGACGAAGAGACTCTTAAACAATTAGAAGAGAATAATCAAATCGCATTCCGTTACGTAGAAAATCCTAACGGTAGCGTTTCAGATATTGCTGGTATTGTAAACGAAAAAGGAAATGTACTTGGTATGATGCCACATCCAGAGCGTGCTGTAGATGAATTACTTGGCGGTGCTGAAGGGTTAAAAGTCTTTCAATCTATCTTAAAACAGTGGAGGGAAACATATGTCGTTAATGCTTGAACCAAATCCAACACAAATTAAAGAAGAGCGTATATATGCGGAAATGGGGCTAACAGACGAAGAGTTTGCCATGGTTGAAAGGATTTTAGGTCGTCTGCCAAATTATACAGAAACAGGATTATTCTCTGTAATGTGGTCTGAACATTGTAGTTATAAAAATTCAAAACCAGTTCTTCGTAAGTTTCCAACGACAGGTGAGCGTGTTCTGCAAGGACCTGGAGAAGGTGCTGGAATTGTAGATATAGGTGATAATCAAGCAGTTGTATTTAAAATGGAAAGTCATAACCATCCTTCAGCTATTGAACCATATCAAGGAGCTGCAACAGGTGTTGGTGGTATTATTCGTGACGTATTCTCTATGGGAGCACGTCCGGTAGCTCTATTAAACTCACTTCGTTTCGGTGAATTACAGTCACCACGTGTGAAATATTTATTCGAAGAAGTAGTAGCAGGAATTGCAGGATACGGTAACTGCATCGGTATTCCGACTGTTGGCGGCGAAGTACAATTTGATCCATGTTACGAAGGAAATCCACTTGTAAATGCAATGTGCGTAGGTTTGATTAACCACGAAGACATTAAAAAAGGGCAAGCGCACGGTGCTGGTAATACAGTAATGTACGTAGGAGCATCAACTGGTCGTGACGGTATTCACGGTGCAACATTCGCGTCGGAAGAACTATCTGAAAGTTCAGAAGCGAAACGTCCAGCGGTTCAAGTAGGGGATCCATTTATGGAGAAACTTCTTATTGAAGCGTGTTTAGAATTAATTCAATCTGATGCACTTGTTGGAATTCAAGATATGGGTGCGGCTGGTTTAACATCATCTTCTGCAGAAATGGCAAGTAAAGCAGGAATGGGTATTGAAATGTATTTAGATGATGTACCACAGCGTGAAACAGGAATGACACCATATGAAATGATGCTATCTGAATCACAAGAGCGTATGTTAATTGTTGTGAAAAAAGGTAGAGAACAAGAAATAGTAGATTTATTTGAGAAGTATGGTCTTGCAGCAGTTACGATGGGGAAAGTAACAGAAGATAAAATGCTTCGTTTATTCCATAAAGGTGAAAAGGTAGCTGAAGTTCCAGCAGATGCTTTAGCAGAAGAAGCACCAATTTATCATAAGCCATCAAAAGAAGCAGCATACTTTGCTGAATTCCAAGCAATGAAAATGGAAACGCCAAAAGTAGAAAATTATAAAGAAGCGTTATTCGCTCTATTACAGCAACCAACAATTGCAAGTAAAGAGTGGGTATACGATCAATACGATTACCAAGTTCGCACAAGTACAGTTGTGACACCAGGTTCAGATGCTGCAGTTGTACGTGTACGCGGTACAGAAAAAGGATTAGCAATGACGACAGATTGTAACTCTCGCTACATTTATCTAGATCCAGAAATGGGCGGTAAAATTGCAGTAGCAGAGGCAGCGCGAAATATCGTATGTTCTGGCGGGGAGCCACTTGCAATTACAGATTGCTTAAACTTCGGTAACCCAGAAAAACCAGAGATTTTCTGGCAGATTGAGAAATCAGTAGACGGTATGAGTGAAGCTTGTCGCACATTACAAACACCAGTTATTGGCGGAAACGTATCGATGTATAACGAGCGTAGTGGCGAAGCTGTATATCCAACACCAACTGTTGGGATGGTCGGACTTGTACATGACTTAAAACATGTAACAACACAAGAGTTTAAGCAAGCTGGCGATTTAGTTTATGTAATCGGTGAGACGAAAGCTGAGTTTGGCGGAAGTGAATTACAGAAAATGATTCACGGTAAAATCTTCGGGCAATCACCAAGTATCGATTTAGATGTAGAATTA from Bacillus cereus G9842 includes the following:
- the purQ gene encoding phosphoribosylformylglycinamidine synthase subunit PurQ, with the translated sequence MKFAVIVFPGSNCDVDMFHAIKDELGEEVDYVWHDTENLDEYDAILLPGGFSYGDYLRCGAISRFANAMKAVQKAAEQGKPILGVCNGFQILVESGLLPGALMRNENLKFMCRTVQLRVENNETMFTSQYEKNEIINIPIAHGEGNYYCDEETLKQLEENNQIAFRYVENPNGSVSDIAGIVNEKGNVLGMMPHPERAVDELLGGAEGLKVFQSILKQWRETYVVNA
- the purL gene encoding phosphoribosylformylglycinamidine synthase II, which translates into the protein MSLMLEPNPTQIKEERIYAEMGLTDEEFAMVERILGRLPNYTETGLFSVMWSEHCSYKNSKPVLRKFPTTGERVLQGPGEGAGIVDIGDNQAVVFKMESHNHPSAIEPYQGAATGVGGIIRDVFSMGARPVALLNSLRFGELQSPRVKYLFEEVVAGIAGYGNCIGIPTVGGEVQFDPCYEGNPLVNAMCVGLINHEDIKKGQAHGAGNTVMYVGASTGRDGIHGATFASEELSESSEAKRPAVQVGDPFMEKLLIEACLELIQSDALVGIQDMGAAGLTSSSAEMASKAGMGIEMYLDDVPQRETGMTPYEMMLSESQERMLIVVKKGREQEIVDLFEKYGLAAVTMGKVTEDKMLRLFHKGEKVAEVPADALAEEAPIYHKPSKEAAYFAEFQAMKMETPKVENYKEALFALLQQPTIASKEWVYDQYDYQVRTSTVVTPGSDAAVVRVRGTEKGLAMTTDCNSRYIYLDPEMGGKIAVAEAARNIVCSGGEPLAITDCLNFGNPEKPEIFWQIEKSVDGMSEACRTLQTPVIGGNVSMYNERSGEAVYPTPTVGMVGLVHDLKHVTTQEFKQAGDLVYVIGETKAEFGGSELQKMIHGKIFGQSPSIDLDVELKRQKQVLEAIQAGLVQSAHDVAEGGLAVAISESAIGAKGLGATVKLDGEATAALFAESQSRFVITVKRENKEAFEKAVEAIQVGEVTSTNEVTIHNEENEVLLTANVDEMRKAWKGAIPCLLK
- the purE gene encoding 5-(carboxyamino)imidazole ribonucleotide mutase, with product MKSLVGVIMGSTSDWETMKYACDILDELNIPYEKKVVSAHRTPDYMFEYAETARERGLKVIIAGAGGAAHLPGMVAAKTNLPVIGVPVQSKALNGLDSLLSIVQMPGGVPVATVAIGKAGSTNAGLLAAQILGSFHDDIHDALELRRESIEKDVREGSELV
- the purC gene encoding phosphoribosylaminoimidazolesuccinocarboxamide synthase, whose translation is MQKLELLYEGKAKRIYRTESADMVWVEYKDSATAFNGEKKETITGKGRLNNEITTLLFRKLQEVGIKTHFVEKLSETEQLVKKVSIIPLEVVTRNVIAGSLSKRLGMEEGTVLAEPIVEFYFKDDDLGDPLVTEDHIRVLNVASPEQVSVLRDMALQINQVLIDHFASCRVRLVDFKLEFGVTEEGEIILADEISPDTCRLWDETSNEKFDKDVFRRDLGNLTEAYEEILKRLGGISHV
- the purK gene encoding 5-(carboxyamino)imidazole ribonucleotide synthase; translation: MTRIILPGKTIGIIGGGQLGRMMALAAKEMGYKIAVLDPTKHSPCAQVADIEIVAPYDDLKAIQHLAEISDVVTYEFENIDYRCLQWLEKHAYLPQGSQLLNKTQNRFTEKNGIEKAGLPVATYRLVQNQDQLTEAIAELSFPSVLKTTTGGYDGKGQVVLRSEADVETARNLVDKAECILEKWVPFEKEVSVIVIRSVSGETKVFPVAENIHVNNILHESIVPARITEELSQKAIAYAKVLADELKLVGTLAVEMFATANGEIYINELAPRPHNSGHYTQDACETSQFGQHIRAICNLPLGETNLLKPVVMVNILGEHIEGVLRQVNRLTGCYLHLYGKEEAKAQRKMGHVNILNDNIEVALEKAKSLHIWDHQEQLLEGKR
- the purB gene encoding adenylosuccinate lyase, with protein sequence MISRYTRPEMGAIWTEENKFKAWLEVEILACEAWAELGDIPKEDVKKIREHASFDIDRIYEIEKETRHDVVAFTRAVSETPTLGEERKWVHYGLTSTDVVDTALSYILKQANEIILKDLENFVSILANKAKEHKYTIMMGRTHGVHAEPTTFGLKLGLWYEEMKRNVERFKQAADTVRVGKLSGAVGTYANIDPFVEKYVCENLGLEAAPISTQTLQRDRHAHYMSTLALIATSIEKMAVEIRGLQKSETREVEEAFAKGQKGSSAMPHKRNPIGSENMTGLARVIRGYMMTAYENVPLWHERDISHSSAERVILPDATIALNYMLNRFGNIVKNLTVYPENMKRNMTRTYGLIYSQRVMLTLIDKGMVREEAYDIVQPKAMEAWETQVQFKELVEADERITSKLTQEEINECFNYEHHMQHVDTIFERLGLNEA
- the purS gene encoding phosphoribosylformylglycinamidine synthase subunit PurS — translated: MYKVKVYVTLRESVLDPQGTAVKGALHSLSFTEVQDVRIGKYMELTIDKSVSDLDSKVKEMCEKLLANVVMEDFRYEVEEVVAQ